Proteins from one Dromiciops gliroides isolate mDroGli1 chromosome 6, mDroGli1.pri, whole genome shotgun sequence genomic window:
- the CDKN1C gene encoding cyclin-dependent kinase inhibitor 1C translates to MDFMGDRRAFPVEASAGVCRTLFGPVDHEELGRELVGKLAEISAEDERRWDYNFQNDRPLLGPGRLQWQEVDDHTVPAFYRETVQVGRSRFPLLVLRPTASRGSGCPPLRPAPGCAPDDEGPGPENAADAPVVAITDELPLDANIDLDSGFTILATARSSAPASNALITAFFVKRKRPRAFKPFHLDHAMPRGRSPDPDPSSPDGSDSSGSESSVGSSGRDSPAGRTRRVRRTRRASSAAPPSEQRPYKRSR, encoded by the exons ATGGACTTTATGGGCGACCGTCGGGCGTTCCCGGTGGAGGCCAGCGCGGGCGTGTGCCGCACCCTCTTCGGGCCCGTGGACCACGAGGAGCTGGGCCGTGAGCTGGTGGGCAAGCTCGCCGAGATAAGTGCCGAGGACGAGCGCCGCTGGGACTACAACTTCCAGAACGACAGGCCGCTCTTGGGCCCGGGCCGCCTGCAGTGGCAGGAGGTGGACGACCACACGGTGCCCGCCTTCTACCGCGAGACGGTGCAGGTGGGCCGCAGCCGCTTCCCGCTGCTGGTGCTACGCCCCACGGCCTCTCGGGGGTCGGGCTGCCCCCCGCTCCGGCCAGCGCCGGGCTGCGCTCCGGATGACGAGGGCCCGGGGCCCGAGAACGCCGCCGATGCCCCAGTCGTAGCCATCACAGATGAGCTGCCCCTGGACGCCAACATCGACTTGGACTCGGGCTTCACCATTCTGGCCACTGCCCGCTCCAGTGCCCCCGCCAGCAACGCCCTCATTACAG CTTTCTTTGTGAAGCGCAAGAGGCCCAGAGCTTTCAAACCTTTTCACCTGGACCACGCCATGCCCCGCGGGAGGAGCCCGGATCCGGACCCTTCGAGCCCCGACGGCTCGGACAGTTCAGGCTCGGAAAGCTCGGTGGGCAGCTCCGGCCGGGACAGCCCAGCGGGCCGCACTCGCCGCGTCCGACGCACCCGTCGAGCCAGCTCGGCCGCCCCTCCCTCTGAGCAGAGGCCCTACAAGCGCAGTCGGTAA